From the Acidimicrobiales bacterium genome, the window CGATCCGGCCACGACGGGCGTCTGCCTCGTGGCGACGCCGGAGGAGATGCCGGTCAACGAGGCGATCGAGCTCGCCGGGCGTCTCGAGGGCGAGACGACCGTCAAGCTCGCGCTCCTCGTCGCCAACCGGGTCCTGCCCGAGCTGTTCGGACGGGGCGAGGAGGCGGTCTTCGAGCGACTCGGCGAGCCCGACGCCCTCGACGCCCTCGGCCGGGCGCTCGGCCCGTCCGAGCGGCGCAGCCTCGAGGAGGTCCTCGCCGCCGCTCGCCTCGCCGTGCGCCTGCGGCGCAACGGCGCGTCCCACCTCGAGCGGCTCCGCCGGGCGGCGCCGTCGGTTCCCCTCGTCTACGTCCCGTTCCTCTTCGGGCGATCGCACGGACCGCGCGCCATCAACCGCGTCGCCGCCGCCCTCGCGGAGGAGCTCGGCGAGTGACCTCCTTCGCGCTCGACCGGCTCCTCGCCGCGAAGGACGTCGTCATCGCCTGCGGTCCCGGTGGGGTCGGCAAGACGACGGTGTCCGCCGCGCTCGGGGTCGCCGCGGCCGCGCGCGGCGGGAAGGTGCTCGTGCTCACCGTCGACCCGGCGCGCCGGCTGGCGGACGCGCTCGGGGTCGCCGGCCTCTCGAACGCCCCGCGGCGCGTCGCACCGGAGGCCTTCGGGCCGTCGGGAGCGGCGATGGCCGGCGAGCTGTGGGCCGCGATGCTCCACTCGAAGGAGTCCTGGGACGCCCTCGTGCGACGCCACGCGCCGAGCGCGCGCATCGCCGAGGAGATCATCGCCAACCCGCTCTACCGCAACATCACCGGCCGCTTCGCGCAGAGCCAGGAGTACATCGCGATGGAGCGCCTCTACGAGCTGCACGCCGAGGGCGAGTACGACCTCCTCGTCGTGGACACGCCCCCCTCGCGCAACGCCCTCGACTTCCTCGACGCGCCCGAGCGCATGGCGGAGTTCTTCTCCTCGCCGCTGCTTCGCTGGCTCACCGCCAGCTACCGCTCCCGCCTCGTCGGGCTCGCGTCGAGGCCGTTCTCCCAGATCGCCGACCGCATCCTCGGGACGCAGTTCCTCGAGGACCTCGCCCGCTTCTTCAGCGTCTTCCAGACGATGGCCGACGGCTTCGTCGCGCGAGCGCGCGCCGTGGGCGCGCTGCTGCGCGACCCCCAGACCACCTTCATGCTCGTCAGCACCCTCGAGACCGTCCCCGCGCTCGAGGCGCGCCGGTTCGTCGAGGCGCTCGCGCGCCGCCGGCTGCACCTCGGCCTGCTCGTGGCGAACAAGGCCCTCCCGCCGAGCCTCGCCGACCCGCAGGCGGCTCGGGTCGCCGAGCGCCTGCGCGAGGACGCGGCGCGCCTCGCGGCCGGCCTCGGCGGCGCGCTGGGCGGCGACGTGCGCCTCGTCGAGCGGGTCCTCGCCGAGGTCGGCACGAGCTTCGCCAACTTCCGCCTCGTCGCGACCCGCGAGGCGGAGCTGCTCGCCGAGCTCGCCCGCCTCCACGAGGTGTTCGTCACCGTCCCCCACCTGTCCGAGGACGTCGTCGAGCTCGCCCGGCTCGCTGCGATCGGGGAGCTCCTCTTCGAGGGGGCCGTGGGGAGCTGACGGACGGCCCCGCCGGGGCGGCGGGGGGCAGGAC encodes:
- a CDS encoding ArsA-related P-loop ATPase, whose amino-acid sequence is MTSFALDRLLAAKDVVIACGPGGVGKTTVSAALGVAAAARGGKVLVLTVDPARRLADALGVAGLSNAPRRVAPEAFGPSGAAMAGELWAAMLHSKESWDALVRRHAPSARIAEEIIANPLYRNITGRFAQSQEYIAMERLYELHAEGEYDLLVVDTPPSRNALDFLDAPERMAEFFSSPLLRWLTASYRSRLVGLASRPFSQIADRILGTQFLEDLARFFSVFQTMADGFVARARAVGALLRDPQTTFMLVSTLETVPALEARRFVEALARRRLHLGLLVANKALPPSLADPQAARVAERLREDAARLAAGLGGALGGDVRLVERVLAEVGTSFANFRLVATREAELLAELARLHEVFVTVPHLSEDVVELARLAAIGELLFEGAVGS